The segment TTTCGGAAGCGTCAGCGCCAGGATGACGGATATAATCATCAGGGTGACGATCAGCTCAATCAGAGTGAACCCGCGCTCAGGATGACGGATCAAGGCGCCGCCGGGCCGGATCCTATTCAATGTTCCAGCTTTCGATGTCCGCATATTTTCCTTCGCCGCCTTCCTCGCCGTCCGCCCCATAGGATTTGATGTCGTATTCCTTATTGTGCACGCCGGGTGAGATGTAGACATAGGGATTATGCCAGGGGTCGAGCGGCACCTTGTTATTGTCCAGGTACCCCCCCTCGTGCCAGTTTTTGGGGGCGGGTTCTATGGACGGTTTCTCAATGAGGGCCTGGAGCCCCTGCTCGGTTGTGGGGAATGTCCCGTTGTCTCTCTCATAGAGCGCCAAGGCGCTTTGGATATTGCGTATCTGTGCCATGGCGGCGGTACGGCGGGCTTCATCGGTCCGGCCGAAGAGTTTCGGCCCTACGATGGAGGCCAGAACCGAAATGATGACCAGAACCACAAGGAGTTCGATCAGGGTGAATCCTTTTTTGTTGAGCATGAAAAACCTCCTTAATGACCGATTTCTTTTTTTCATTTTGGCAAAAACTTTATTTGTAAATTATGGTTCTTCTCCCATTTAGTGGGTAAAAGGGTTCAAGGGTTCAAGTGAAATACTTAAACGCAAACAAAATCTCCAGAGAAAAACACTGGAACCCTTGATCCTTGATATTTTTAGCACTTCACTCGACCCCTTGAATCCTTGACCCCTTGAACCCTTATGTTTTCACCCACTCTTTTGGAGATGATCCTAAATTACTAATGGATCAGTTGGTTGATCTCGAAAATGGGCAGCAGGATGGAGATCACAATAAACCCCACGACCAGCGCCAATCCCACAATCATAAACGGCTCCAGCAATGAAGTCAGGGTGTTGACGGTCGTGTCGATCTCGTTGTCCGTGATATCCGCCACCTTGTTCAGCATCTCCTCGAGCGTGCCGCTTTTTTCTCCGACATTGATCATATGGATCAGAATAGGCGGGAACACGCCGCTTCGTCTCAACGGTTCATGAATGGACGAGCCTTCCCCAATGTGTGTGCGGGCTTCCTCGATGGTCCTCTCCAGGAGTTTGTTTCCGACCACGTTTTTGACGATGTCGAGGGAGTTTAAGAGCGGGACGCCGTTCTTCAGGAGGGTCCCGAGGGTCCTTGAGAACCTGGAAATGGCGATCTTGCGGTAAAGGGACCCGAAGATCGGCATCTTCAGTTTGAATTGGTCGAAATGAATCCTCCCTTCCTCGGTTTTAATATAGGCCTTGATCCCGGTGAAAGCGGCGGCAAAGAGGAGGAGGAAAAGCCACCAGTAGGACCGGATGAAACTGCTGATTGCGATCAGAACTGCCGTGGGGATCGGGAGGGTCTGCTTCATGTCGGAGAAAATTTTGGTTACGGAGGGCACCACATAGGTCATCAGAAAGAGAAGGATACAGAAGGCGATCGAGACAATGACCGCAGGATAGATCAAGGCCGACTGGATCTTCCGTTTGGTCATGACCTGCTGTTCCAGGAAATCAGCCAGGCGAAGGAGGACGATTTCCAAGGACCCGCTGCTCTCACCGGACCGGATCATATTGACCATGAGAGGGGAAAAGGCCCGGGTGTGAGGGGAGAGGCTGTCGGCAAAACTTCTTCCTTCCCGAACCGATTCACGGACCTGGGAAAGGATCCTCTCGAGACCCTTGTTGTCGATCTGGTCGATAACGGCTGAAAGCGCCTCCACAAGCGGGATGCCGGCATTCAGCAGGGTAGAGATCTGACGGATAAGGATCGAGACCTCGATGGGACTGATGCGGGTAAAAAGGGTGATGCCTGCGGTCCGGTTTTTCCCCGGCATGGACAGCGTATCGGAGAGATCGGTGATGTAGACCTCTTGTTCACGCAGCTTCCCCCTGGCCTCCTGGGACGAGTCTGCATCCACGATTCCGGTGAGGGTCTTGCCTCTCTTGTCAAGGGCTTTGTATTCGTAAACCGGCATAGTTTATTCTTGCGTCACGCGCAGGACCTCTTCGATGGTGGTGATGCCGCTTAGAACCTTGGCGGCGCCGTCCTGACGGAGCGTTCTCATTCCCTCCTGGACCGAGGCCGCTCTGATCATATTGGAATCGACATTCTGGAAAATCAGCTTATTGATCTTCTCCGTGCTCAAAAGCATCTCATAAATTCCAGTCCGGCCGTGATAGCCGGTATGAAAACAGTAGTCGCATCCCTTGCCGTGATAAAAAACGGGATTTTTGAGCTGGGAGGGATCCAGCCCGAGCTCTTCAAGCTCGGCATGTGTGGGTTGGTGTGAAATCCTGCACTTGGGGCAGATGACCCGGACCAGGCGCTGTGCCAGAACGCCGAGCAGAGAAGAGGAGACCAGGAACGGCTCGATCCCCATATCCACCAGCCGGGTCATGGCGCCGGCGGAGTCGTTGGTATGCAGGGTGGAGAAGACCAGATGGCCGGTCAGCGATGCCTGAATGGCGATCTCGGCCGTCTCCCGATCTCGTATTTCACCGATCATGATGACATCGGGGTCTTGGCGGAGGATGGATC is part of the Nitrospirae bacterium CG2_30_53_67 genome and harbors:
- a CDS encoding type II secretion system protein GspG — encoded protein: MKKRNRSLRRFFMLNKKGFTLIELLVVLVIISVLASIVGPKLFGRTDEARRTAAMAQIRNIQSALALYERDNGTFPTTEQGLQALIEKPSIEPAPKNWHEGGYLDNNKVPLDPWHNPYVYISPGVHNKEYDIKSYGADGEEGGEGKYADIESWNIE
- a CDS encoding type II secretion system protein GspF — translated: MPVYEYKALDKRGKTLTGIVDADSSQEARGKLREQEVYITDLSDTLSMPGKNRTAGITLFTRISPIEVSILIRQISTLLNAGIPLVEALSAVIDQIDNKGLERILSQVRESVREGRSFADSLSPHTRAFSPLMVNMIRSGESSGSLEIVLLRLADFLEQQVMTKRKIQSALIYPAVIVSIAFCILLFLMTYVVPSVTKIFSDMKQTLPIPTAVLIAISSFIRSYWWLFLLLFAAAFTGIKAYIKTEEGRIHFDQFKLKMPIFGSLYRKIAISRFSRTLGTLLKNGVPLLNSLDIVKNVVGNKLLERTIEEARTHIGEGSSIHEPLRRSGVFPPILIHMINVGEKSGTLEEMLNKVADITDNEIDTTVNTLTSLLEPFMIVGLALVVGFIVISILLPIFEINQLIH